Proteins encoded by one window of Streptomyces sp. LX-29:
- the allB gene encoding allantoinase AllB encodes MSDVELVLRSTRVVTPEGTRAASVAVAAGRIAAVLPHGAEPPAGTPLVELGDDVLLPGLVDTHVHINDPGRAEWEGFRSATRAAAAGGVTTLVDMPLNSIPPTTTTRALETKRAVARERAHVDVGFWGGAIPGNLADLAPLHEAGVFGFKCFLLHSGVDEFPRLDPAGLAAALGEIAGFGGLLIVHAEDPRLIADAPAATGPRYVDFLASRPRDAENRAIAGLVELARSLDARVHILHLSSAEALPLIAAARREGVRVTVETCPHFLTLTAEEVPDGATEFKCCPPIREAANQDALWQGLYDGTIDCVVSDHSPCTADLKTGDFGGAWGGIASLQLGLSAVWTEARRRGRTLEEVARWMATAPAELVGLRAKGAIEAGRDADFAVLAPDETFTVDPAVLHHRNPVTAYAGRTLHGVVRSTWLRGRRIADHGDVPPKPLGRLLERRP; translated from the coding sequence GTGTCAGACGTGGAGCTGGTGCTGCGCTCGACGCGCGTGGTGACCCCCGAGGGCACCCGCGCCGCGTCCGTCGCCGTCGCCGCCGGGAGGATCGCCGCGGTACTGCCCCACGGGGCCGAACCCCCCGCCGGCACCCCGCTGGTCGAGCTCGGGGACGACGTCCTGCTGCCCGGCCTCGTCGACACCCATGTGCACATCAACGACCCCGGCCGCGCCGAGTGGGAGGGGTTCCGCTCGGCGACCCGGGCCGCCGCAGCGGGAGGCGTCACCACCCTCGTCGACATGCCGCTCAACAGCATCCCGCCGACCACCACCACCCGGGCACTGGAGACCAAGCGGGCCGTCGCCCGCGAACGTGCCCATGTCGACGTCGGCTTCTGGGGCGGCGCGATCCCCGGCAACCTCGCCGACCTGGCGCCGTTGCACGAGGCCGGCGTCTTCGGCTTCAAGTGCTTCCTGCTCCACTCGGGCGTGGACGAGTTCCCGCGACTCGACCCCGCCGGGCTGGCCGCGGCGCTCGGCGAGATCGCCGGCTTCGGCGGGCTGCTGATCGTGCACGCCGAGGACCCCCGGCTCATCGCCGACGCCCCGGCCGCCACCGGCCCGCGCTACGTCGACTTCCTCGCCTCCCGGCCGCGCGACGCGGAGAACCGGGCCATCGCCGGCCTGGTCGAGCTGGCCCGCTCGCTCGACGCCCGGGTGCACATCCTGCACCTGTCCTCCGCCGAGGCGCTGCCGCTGATCGCCGCCGCCCGGCGCGAGGGCGTCCGCGTCACCGTCGAGACCTGCCCGCACTTCCTGACGCTGACCGCGGAGGAGGTCCCCGACGGCGCCACCGAGTTCAAGTGCTGCCCGCCCATCCGCGAGGCCGCCAACCAGGACGCGCTGTGGCAGGGGTTGTACGACGGCACCATCGACTGCGTCGTATCGGACCACTCGCCGTGCACCGCGGATCTGAAGACCGGTGACTTCGGCGGGGCCTGGGGCGGCATCGCCTCCCTCCAACTGGGGCTGTCCGCCGTCTGGACCGAGGCCCGGCGGCGCGGCCGCACCCTGGAAGAGGTCGCCCGCTGGATGGCCACCGCCCCCGCCGAACTGGTCGGGCTGCGGGCCAAGGGCGCCATCGAGGCCGGGCGCGACGCCGACTTCGCGGTCCTCGCCCCCGACGAGACCTTCACCGTCGACCCGGCCGTCCTGCACCACCGCAATCCGGTGACCGCGTACGCGGGGAGGACCCTCCACGGAGTGGTGCGGTCCACCTGGCTGCGCGGCCGGCGGATCGCCGACCACGGCGACGTTCCCCCCAAGCCTCTCGGACGACTTCTGGAAAGGCGGCCCTAG
- a CDS encoding IclR family transcriptional regulator: protein MPSAEPKTATSTAGGVQSLERAFDLLERMADAGGEVGLSELSVSSGLPLPTIHRLMRTLVACGYVRQQANRRYALGPRLIRLGESASRLLGTWARPYLARLVEETGETANMALLDGDEVVYVAQVPSRHSMRMFTEVGRRVLPHSTGVGKALLAAAPADEVRALLARTGMPAATQKTITSPDEFLAALERVRETGYAVDDNEQELGVRCLAVPVPNSPTAAAISISGPAGRVTDETTEQIVPVLQQVAAELSIALTTTGPGA, encoded by the coding sequence GTGCCGTCCGCCGAGCCCAAGACCGCCACCAGCACCGCCGGCGGGGTCCAGTCCCTGGAGCGCGCCTTCGACCTGCTGGAGCGGATGGCCGACGCCGGGGGCGAGGTCGGACTGAGCGAGCTGTCCGTGAGCAGCGGGCTGCCGCTGCCCACCATCCACCGACTGATGCGCACGCTGGTGGCCTGCGGATATGTGCGCCAGCAGGCCAACCGCCGATACGCGCTGGGCCCGCGGCTGATCCGGCTCGGCGAGAGCGCCTCGCGACTGCTGGGCACCTGGGCGCGGCCGTATCTGGCCCGGCTGGTGGAGGAGACCGGCGAGACCGCCAACATGGCGCTGCTCGACGGCGACGAGGTGGTCTACGTGGCCCAGGTGCCCTCACGCCACTCGATGCGGATGTTCACCGAGGTCGGTCGGCGCGTGCTGCCGCACTCCACCGGCGTGGGCAAGGCGCTGCTGGCCGCCGCCCCCGCCGACGAGGTGCGCGCGCTGCTCGCCCGCACCGGCATGCCCGCCGCCACCCAGAAGACGATCACTTCGCCGGACGAGTTCCTGGCCGCGCTGGAGCGGGTGCGCGAGACGGGATACGCGGTGGACGACAACGAGCAGGAGCTGGGGGTGCGCTGCCTGGCGGTGCCGGTCCCCAACTCCCCGACCGCCGCGGCGATCTCCATCTCGGGGCCGGCGGGCCGGGTGACGGACGAGACGACGGAGCAGATCGTGCCGGTGCTCCAGCAGGTGGCGGCGGAGCTGTCGATCGCCCTGACCACGACCGGCCCGGGCGCCTAG
- the alc gene encoding allantoicase, which translates to MTGIPSSTGDIPSYTGDAGPYGGGDPYADYRAPGPAGFPFSHLVDLADRRLGGAVIAANDEFFAPRENLLVPGRPVFDPERFGHKGKVMDGWETRRRRGVDASRPHPAEGEHDWALVRLGAPGVVRGLVVDTAHFRGNHPRAVSVEATSVAGTPSPEELLADDVKWTTLVPRTAVGGHAANGFAVHAEQRFTHLRLNQHPDGGVARLRVHGEVVPDPAWLAALGTFDVLALENGGRVEDASDRFYSPPVHTIQPGRSAKMDDGWETRRRRDHGHDWIRYRLAARSEIRAVEIDTAYLKGNAAGWAALWVRDEPEGAAGADEAVGTEAAAGEWREMLPRTRLQPDTNHRFVLDTPVTGTRVRIDIFPDGGISRLRLHGSLTAEGAARLAAHHRELGEPNA; encoded by the coding sequence ATGACGGGCATCCCGTCCTCCACCGGCGACATACCGTCCTACACCGGAGACGCCGGCCCGTACGGCGGTGGCGACCCCTACGCCGACTACCGCGCCCCGGGCCCCGCCGGGTTCCCCTTCAGCCACCTCGTGGACCTCGCCGACCGGCGGCTGGGCGGTGCGGTCATCGCGGCCAACGACGAGTTCTTCGCCCCTCGCGAGAACCTGCTGGTGCCCGGGCGCCCGGTGTTCGACCCCGAGCGCTTCGGCCACAAGGGCAAGGTCATGGACGGCTGGGAGACCCGGCGCCGGCGCGGCGTCGACGCTTCCCGTCCCCACCCCGCCGAGGGCGAGCACGACTGGGCCCTGGTCCGGCTCGGCGCGCCCGGCGTCGTCCGCGGCCTGGTCGTCGACACCGCGCACTTCCGCGGCAACCATCCGAGGGCCGTCAGCGTCGAGGCCACCTCGGTCGCCGGCACGCCCTCGCCCGAGGAACTGCTCGCCGACGACGTGAAGTGGACGACGCTGGTGCCGCGCACCGCCGTCGGCGGACACGCGGCCAACGGCTTCGCCGTCCACGCCGAACAGCGCTTCACCCACCTGCGGCTCAACCAGCACCCCGACGGGGGCGTCGCCCGGCTGCGGGTGCACGGTGAGGTGGTTCCGGATCCGGCGTGGCTGGCCGCCCTCGGCACCTTCGACGTGCTGGCGCTCGAGAACGGCGGCCGGGTCGAGGACGCCTCCGACCGCTTCTACTCGCCCCCCGTCCACACCATCCAGCCCGGGCGCTCGGCCAAGATGGACGACGGCTGGGAGACCCGGCGCCGGCGCGACCACGGCCACGACTGGATCCGCTACCGGCTGGCCGCGCGGTCCGAGATCCGCGCCGTGGAGATCGACACCGCCTACCTCAAGGGCAACGCGGCGGGTTGGGCCGCGCTGTGGGTGCGCGACGAGCCCGAGGGCGCGGCGGGGGCGGATGAGGCGGTCGGGACGGAAGCCGCCGCGGGGGAGTGGCGGGAGATGCTGCCACGCACCCGACTCCAGCCGGACACCAACCACCGCTTCGTGCTCGACACACCCGTCACCGGCACCCGGGTCCGGATCGACATCTTCCCGGACGGCGGCATCTCCCGGCTGCGGCTGCACGGTTCGCTGACCGCCGAGGGCGCCGCGCGGCTCGCCGCACACCACCGCGAGCTGGGTGAGCCGAACGCCTAG
- a CDS encoding DUF6126 family protein — protein sequence MNEAVNDGANGSAANGAGKAGTEEDRAPMSFAVRIFVYFVGVHIIAAFLFGLFYLGGAK from the coding sequence ATGAACGAAGCCGTGAACGACGGCGCGAACGGAAGCGCCGCGAACGGCGCCGGGAAGGCCGGCACCGAGGAGGACCGGGCGCCGATGTCCTTCGCCGTCCGCATCTTCGTCTACTTCGTCGGAGTCCACATCATCGCCGCCTTCCTGTTCGGACTCTTCTACCTGGGAGGCGCGAAGTGA